From Apium graveolens cultivar Ventura chromosome 9, ASM990537v1, whole genome shotgun sequence, the proteins below share one genomic window:
- the LOC141683316 gene encoding DDB1- and CUL4-associated factor homolog 1-like, which yields MENNDGRDDGEAVAAEEAEAPVQDDDESNNEEEDLLFINCQTLMDKITAAPLNPNPNVLHALATILETHETRYMEDTFDSYVNNVRASHTIGRLGNLIRENDDFFELISSKFLSESRYSISVQAAAVRVLFSCSLTWMYPHVFEENVLDNIKGWVLNDPSRSSCEDPNLNTDCGQRKSSDAEMLRTYSTGLLALCLAGGGQIVEDVLTSGLSAKLMRYLRIQTLGETNKKDANHIMDSKLALAISVRGKDEGRNRVRHVPETFQLDAPRIAEGVVGDQISQRDTDRNFSRPAYQPWIDGGESPDKLANGDDDYGEDAEGCDGRHGQDLRDRKTKFGDRNSQGRSIREEDFDDGGGEDSLRRRVNRGGIRSRGRGKINEGVMDAKHGLTSPGTGRGQERRTKDKMSNLNSRSITDVDRCFQTVSAEGSATEREDNDDCFQECIIGSKDISNLVKKAVRAAEAEARAAAAPAEAIKAAGDSAAEVVKTAALEVYKETNNEEAAVLAASKAASTVIDAGNAVEVSRRLHSVDANSTNSQVAEPERNDEAEEFSIPDSCSLANLRERFCIQCLEILGEYVEVLGPVLHEKGVDVCIALLQRSSRFPDEPNIVLLLSDVLKLISALAAHRKFAAVFVDRGGMQKLLTVPRVAQTYLGLSSCLFTIGSLQVIMERVCALPSDVVYQLIELALQLLECPQDLARKDAAVFFAAAFVFRAVLDCFDAQDGLQKLLNLLQTATSVRSGVNSGVRGTSPTGSLRNDQSPSEVLTSSEKQVAYHTGIALKQYFRAHLVLLVDSIRPNKTNRSAARNVPSVRAAYKPLDISNEAMDATFRQIQKDRKLGPAFVRARWPAVDKFLALNGHITMLELCQAPPVERYLHDLIQYALSVLHIVTLVPYSRKLLVNATLSNDRVGIAVILDATNGAGYVEPQIIQPALSVLVNLVCPPPSISNKPPVLSHGQQSLVQSSNGPTVEGRDRNVERNIPERSVPLTSQIETRDRTSDSSVVDRVNSAALGMPAASNLSLTPVSAVPSGLVGDRRISLGVGAGCAGLAAQLEQVFHQAREAVRSNNGIKVLLQLLQPRVLTPPGALDCIRALACRVLLGLARDDTIAHILTKLQVGKKLSELIRDPGGSAASEQGRWQAELAQVAIELIAVVTNSGRASTLAATDAATPTLRRIERAAIAAATPITYHSRELLLLIHEHLQASGLGTTAAALLKEAQLTPLPSLAAPSSLSHQASVQETPLVQVHWPSRNTTCGFYCDKYKPALLDEDSGMKFDSGVTSSKKRSLVFSSTLGLQLKPKSQDSYPASTSKVSNTIKKSGIPAGTPETPSAGAERPSGDQDIHLRTPITLPMKRKLSETTDAGRCTSNKRLITNDVGLRNTVCTTPNSVRKLTESSSFSTPCSLKDSHGRLISGGLPPDNPEDSQYNTNLPQATPSVHHGLLNDPQHVNTERLTLNSIVTQYLKNQHRQCPAPITTLPPLSLLHPHVCPESRRSIDVPSNVTARLTTREYRSKYGGIQGSRRDHQFVYSRFRPWRTCRDDSGALLTCMTFLGDSSRIAAGCDTGELKIFDCDNSNMLESCTSHQFALTVLQSHCFEETQLILSSSSHDVRLWDASSVSAGPRHSFEGCKSGKLSNSGRNFAALSLESTHREILLYDVQTCNLDLKLTDTNLSISGRSHVYSLVHFSPSDTMLLWNGVLWDRREPHPVYHFDQFTDYGGGGFHPAGNEVIINSEVWDLRKFRLLRSVPSLDQTVVTFNGSGDVIYATLRRNLDDVTSAMHTRRVKHPLHAAFRTVDAVNYSDIATVPVDRCVLDFATEPTDSVVGLVTMDDPDEMYSSARIFEIGRRRPTDDDSDPDDAETEDEEEDDDEDIDEDPLLGIVGDGGSDMDDDMSNDDSASELEDDEDDDEEFMLEGQDDDGEMLEFVTGGDDEDDDSQVDETYSSDEDDDDFVGTF from the exons ATGGAGAACAACGACGGTCGCGACGACGGCGAAGCCGTGGCGGCGGAGGAGGCGGAGGCACCGGTGCAAGACGACGACGAATCGAACAACGAAGAGGAGGATTTGTTGTTCATCAATTGTCAAACACTTATGGATAAAATCACGGCGGCGCCTCTTAATCCTAATCCTAATGTTCTCCATGCCCTAGCTACTATTCTCGAAACTCACGAAACTAG GTATATGGAAGATACATTTGATTCCTATGTGAATAATGTCCGTGCTTCACATACCATTGGACGGTTGGGAAATCTTATTCGG GAAAATGATgatttttttgaattaatatcTTCGAAGTTTCTGTCAGAATCTAGATACTCAATATCTGTCCAGGCCGCTGCTGTTAGGGTTCTCTTTAGCTGTTCATTGACGTGGATG TATCCCCATGTATTTGAAGAAAACGTGTTGGACAATATAAAAGGTTGGGTGTTGAATGACCCCTCTAGGTCTTCCTGCGAGGATCCCAACCTGAACACTGATTGTGGACAGCGGAAATCCTCAGATGCTGAAATGTTGAGGACCTATTCTACTGGACTTCTTGCTTTATGTTTGGCCGG tggtGGTCAAATAGTTGAAGATGTGTTAACATCTGGATTGTCAGCAAAGTTGATGCGTTATCTTCGAATCCAGACTTTAGGCGAGACAAATAAAAAAGATGCCAACCATATAATGGATAGCAAACTTGCTTTAGCTATTTCAGTTAGAGGCAAAGATGAAGGCAGGAACAGGGTTCGCCATGTACCAGAGACTTTCCAGTTGGATGCTCCTAGGATAGCGGAAGGAGTTGTGGGTGACCAAATTTCCCAAAGGGATACTGATAGAAATTTTAGTAGGCCAGCATATCAACCTTGGATTGATGGTGGAGAATCCCCTGATAAATTAGCTAACGGTGATGATGATTATGGGGAAGATGCAGAGGGCTGTGATGGACGGCATGGTCAAGATTTACGTGATAGAAAGACAAAATTTGGTGATAGAAATAGTCAGGGAAGATCTATTAGAGAAGAAGATTTTGATGATGGTGGAGGAGAGGATTCTTTAAGGCGGAGGGTAAATCGTGGAGGGATAAGATCTAGAGGTAGGGGGAAAATAAATGAAGGAGTTATGGATGCCAAACATGGTTTAACATCTCCAGGGACAGGTAGAGGACAAGAGCGTAGAACGAAGGACAAGATGAGTAATTTGAATTCAAGAAGCATTACAGATGTTGACAGGTGTTTTCAGACGGTCAGTGCAGAAGGTTCTGCCACTGAAAGGGAAGATAATGATGATTGCTTTCAGGAATGCATAATTGGGTCCAAGGATATATCCAATCTGGTAAAGAAAGCAGTTCGAGCTGCTGAAGCTGAAGCAAGAGCAGCCGCTGCTCCTGCAGAAGCCATCAAAGCAGCTGGTGATTCTGCAGCTGAGGTTGTCAAGACTGCTGCACTGGAG GTATATAAAGAGACTAACAATGAAGAAGCTGCTGTTTTGGCTGCATCTAAGGCTGCATCTACTGTCATTGATGCTGGTAACGCAGTTGAAGTCTCAAG GAGATTACACAGTGTTGATGCTAATTCAACGAACTCCCAAGTGGCTGAACCAGAAAGAAATGATGAAGCTGAGGAGTTCTCTATTCCAGACAGTTGTTCCCTGGCAAATTTAAGAGAAAGGTTTTGCATCCAGTGCCTTGAAATACTAGGAGAGTATGTTGAGGTTCTTGGTCCAGTTCTGCATGAAAAAGGAGTCGATGTCTGTATTGCACTGTTGCAAAGAAGTTCTAGGTTCCCTGACGAGCCAAATATTGTGCTGCTCTTGTCTGATGTTCTTAAATTAATCTCTGCTTTGGCAGCTCATAGAAAATTTGCTGCCGTGTTTGTGGATCGCGGTGGCATGCAAAAGCTTCTCACTGTTCCAAGAGTTGCTCAAACATATTTGGGTCTGTCTTCATGCTTGTTCACAATTGGTTCACTTCAG GTGATAATGGAACGTGTATGTGCACTCCCTTCAGATGTTGTCTACCAGTTGATTGAGTTGGCTCTTCAACTTCTTGAATGTCCCCAGGATCTAGCAAGAAAGGATGCAGCTGTATTCTTCGCTGCTGCGTTTGTTTTCAGAGCAGTCCTGGATTGTTTTGATGCTCAGGATGGTTTGCAAAAACTGTTAAATCTCTTACAAACTGCGACATCAGTAAGATCTGGGGTCAATTCTGGGGTAAGAGGGACATCTCCTACAGGATCGCTTCGAAATGACCAGTCTCCCTCTGAAGTGTTGACATCATCTGAGAAACAGGTAGCGTACCACACTGGTATCGCTTTAAAACAGTATTTCAGAGCACATCTCGTGTTGCTTGTGGATTCGATCCGTCCAAATAAAACTAATCGAAGTGCGGCACGGAATGTACCGAGTGTCAGGGCAGCCTACAAACCACTTGATATTAGTAATGAGGCTATGGATGCAACATTTCGCCAGATACAGAAGGACCGGAAGCTTGGTCCTGCATTTGTCAGGGCTCGTTGGCCTGCTGTAGACAAGTTCCTGGCTTTGAATGGGCATATCACTATGTTAGAGTTGTGTCAG GCCCCACCCGTAGAACGTTATTTGCATGACTTGATTCAATATGCATTGAGTGTTTTGCACATTGTTACATTAGTTCCATACAGCCGTAAACTGTTAGTGAATGCCACTCTCAGCAATGATCGTGTAGGGATAGCTGTCATTTTGGATGCCACAAATGGTGCTGGCTATGTTGAACCACAA ATTATTCAGCCAGCACTCAGTGTCCTGGTTAATCTTGTTTGTCCTCCACCATCAATTAGTAATAAGCCACCTGTTCTTAGTCATGGACAGCAATCATTGGTTCAGTCTTCAAATGGTCCCACTGTGGAAGGAAGAGACAGGAATGTAGAGCGGAATATCCCAGAGCGAAGCGTTCCCTTAACCAGCCAGATTGAAACACGGGACCGAACCAGCGACTCGAGTGTTGTAGATCGAGTTAACTCAGCGGCTCTTGGCATGCCAGCGGCGAGTAATTTATCACTGACACCGGTGTCAGCAGTCCCTTCTGGACTAGTTGGAGATCGTAGAATTTCTTTAGGTGTTGGCGCAGGTTGTGCTGGTCTTGCTGCACAACTAGAACAGGTATTCCATCAAGCTAGAGAGGCTGTCCGTTCCAACAATGGAATTAAGGTCCTCCTTCAGCTCCTCCAACCTCGTGTACTTACCCCACCTGGTGCTCTTGATTGTATTCGGGCTCTAGCATGCCGAGTGCTACTTGGTTTAGCCAGAGATGATACGATTGCTCACATTCTAACAAAGCTTCAG GTTGGGAAAAAACTGTCTGAACTTATTCGAGATCCAGGCGGTTCCGCTGCAAGTGAGCAGGGACGGTGGCAAGCCGAACTAGCACAGGTCGCGATTGAGCTTATTGCG GTTGTTACTAATTCTGGGCGTGCAAGTACATTAGCAGCGACTGATGCTGCTACGCCCACCTTGAGGCGCATAGAGAGAGCTGCAATAGCTGCTGCTACTCCAATTACTTATCATTCCAG AGAACTTTTACTACTCATTCATGAACACCTACAAGCATCTGGACTGGGAACAACAGCTGCAGCACTTTTGAAAGAGGCTCAATTGACACCTCTTCCATCACTAGCAGCTCCATCATCTCTTTCACATCAAGCGTCCGTGCAGGAAACTCCATTGGTACAAGTTCATTGGCCTTCTCGAAACACTACTTGTGGATTTTATTGTGATAAATATAAACCTGCCTTACTGGATGAAGATTCTGGCATGAAGTTTGATTCGGGTGTAACATCATCAAAGAAGAGATCCTTGGTTTTCTCATCTACACTTGGTTTGCAGCTGAAACCCAAATCTCAAGATTCTTACCCAGCTTCTACCAGTAAAGTCAGCAATACTATAAAGAAATCAGGTATCCCAGCAGGCACTCCAGAAACTCCATCAGCAGGTGCAGAAAGACCCAGTGGAGATCAGGATATTCACCTAAGAACACCTATTACATTGCCGATGAAGCGCAAGTTGTCCGAGACAACTGATGCTGGGCGGTGTACATCGAATAAACGTCTGATCACAAATGATGTTGGACTTCGGAACACAGTTTGTACTACTCCTAATAGCGTTCGTAAACTAACTGAATCCAGTTCTTTCTCCACCCCATGTTCCTTGAAAGATTCTCATGGACGACTAATATCAGGGGGTTTGCCCCCAGATAATCCGGAAGATAGCCAATACAACACCAATTTGCCTCAAGCAACACCATCTGTACATCATGGTCTGTTGAATGACCCACAACATGTCAACACAGAACGTTTGACTTTGAATTCTATTGTTACTCAGTATCTGAAGAACCAGCACCGTCAATGTCCGGCTCCCATCACTACATTACCACCGCTCTCTCTTTTGCACCCACATGTCTGTCCTGAATCAAGGCGAAGCATTGATGTACCATCTAATGTAACTGCCCGACTCACTACACGTGAATACAGAAGTAAGTATGGTGGAATCCAGGGAAGCCGCCGGGACCATCAATTTGTCTATAGCAGATTTAGACCCTGGAGAACCTGCCGGGATGATAGTGGTGCTCTGTTGACCTGCATGACTTTTCTGGGAGATTCCTCTCGCATTGCTGCTGGTTGTGATACTGGGGAGCTTAAAATTTTTGACTGTGACAACAGCAATATGTTGGAGAGCTGTACTAGCCACCAATTTGCTTTGACGGTTCTTCAGTCGCATTGTTTTGAAGAAACCCAGTTGATTCTCTCTTCAAGCTCCCATGATGTGCGACTATGGGATGCATCTTCTGTTTCAGCTGGTCCTAGGCATTCATTTGAAGGGTGTAAAAGTGGAAAGCTGAGCAATTCAGGTAGAAATTTTGCAGCATTATCATTAGAGTCAACTCACCGAGAAATTCTCTTGTATGATGTTCAGACCTGCAATTTGGATTTAAAGCTTACAGACACAAACTTAAGTATATCGGGCCGTTCACATGTATATTCTCTAGTTCACTTTAGTCCTTCAGACACGATGTTGCTCTGGAATGGTGTTTTGTGGGACCGCAGGGAGCCTCACCCTGTATATCACTTCGACCAGTTTACTGATTATGGTGGCGGTGGGTTTCATCCAGCTGGTAATGAG GTCATTATAAACTCTGAAGTTTGGGATCTCCGAAAGTTCAGGCTTCTTCGCAGTGTGCCTTCCCTGGACCAAACAGTAGTTACTTTCAATGGCAGCGGAGATGTAATTTATGCAACCTTGAGGAGGAATCTTGATGATGTTACTTCTGCCATGCATACTCGACGAGTCAAACATCCACTGCATGCAGCCTTCCGCACTGTGGATGCTGTCAACTACTCTGACATTGCCACTGTACCTGTTGATCGCTGTGTCCTAGACTTTGCAACTGAGCCAACTGATTCTGTTGTTGGGTTGGTTACAATGGATGACCCGGACGAAATGTATTCATCAGCCAGGATTTTTGAGATAGGTAGACGGAGGCCAACTGATGATGACTCGGATCCCGATGATGCAGAgactgaggatgaagaagaagaCGATGATGAAGACATAGATGAGGATCCATTGCTGGGAATTGTGGGAGATGGTGGAAGTGATATGGATGATGATATGAGTAATGATGATAGTGCGAGCGAGTTGGAGGACGATGAAGATGACGATGAGGAATTCATGTTGGAAGGCCAAGATGACGATGGTGAAATGCTTGAGTTTGTGACAGGGGGTGACGATGAGGATGATGATAGTCAGGTGGATGAAACATATAGCAGCGATGAAGACGACGACGATTTTGTAGGTACCTTTTAA